A stretch of the Mycobacteriales bacterium genome encodes the following:
- a CDS encoding potassium-transporting ATPase subunit C, which yields MATRLPGWLRQHLAAVRALLVLSVLLGIVYPLVITGIAQLPGMKSKADGSLVTAAGHDVGSSLIGQAFTDDKGDAIPKYFQSRPSGAGDGYDPTATSASNLGPEDIVDVPPTATGDDGKPSLLTQVCARSLAVGTLEGVDGSRPYCTAGGVGAVLAVSHTGPGYAGAVVRAVSVNEYCGTTPTPFLATYEGVAVQCHRTGEDIAGEQLVPIRGNAPADPAVPADAVTASGSGLDPDISPAYAALQAPRVAKVRNLPVDRVRQLIRDHTEGRGLGFLGEPGVNVLQLNLELDRVAPVT from the coding sequence ATGGCCACCCGACTGCCCGGCTGGCTACGCCAGCACCTCGCCGCCGTACGGGCTCTGCTCGTCCTGTCCGTCCTGCTCGGCATCGTCTACCCGCTCGTCATCACCGGCATCGCCCAGCTCCCCGGGATGAAGTCCAAAGCGGACGGTTCGCTCGTCACGGCCGCCGGCCACGACGTCGGCTCGTCCCTGATCGGTCAGGCCTTCACCGACGACAAAGGCGACGCGATCCCGAAGTACTTCCAGTCCCGGCCCTCGGGCGCCGGCGACGGCTACGACCCGACCGCCACCTCGGCCTCCAACCTCGGACCGGAGGACATCGTGGACGTCCCGCCGACGGCGACCGGGGACGACGGCAAGCCCAGCCTGCTCACCCAGGTCTGTGCCCGCAGCCTCGCCGTCGGCACGCTCGAGGGCGTCGACGGCAGCCGCCCGTACTGCACGGCCGGCGGAGTCGGCGCCGTGCTGGCCGTCTCCCACACCGGACCCGGGTACGCCGGCGCCGTCGTCCGGGCGGTCAGCGTGAACGAGTACTGCGGCACCACGCCGACGCCGTTCCTGGCCACGTACGAGGGCGTCGCGGTGCAGTGCCACCGGACCGGCGAGGACATCGCCGGCGAGCAACTGGTGCCGATCCGCGGCAACGCGCCGGCCGACCCCGCCGTTCCGGCGGACGCGGTCACCGCCAGCGGCAGCGGTCTCGACCCGGACATCAGCCCCGCCTATGCGGCCCTGCAGGCGCCCCGCGTCGCCAAGGTCCGCAACCTTCCGGTCGACCGGGTGCGGCAGCTCATCCGCGATCACACAGAGGGCCGCGGGCTGGGTTTTCTGGGCGAGCCCGGGGTCAACGTGCTCCAGCTGAATCTGGAGCTCGACCGCGTCGCCCCCGTGACCTGA
- the kdpB gene encoding potassium-transporting ATPase subunit KdpB, whose protein sequence is MMSTSIRDSQPVAQSNRPQRTEAPRRVSGGLLDPAQLWRSTPGALAKLDPRTLWRNPVMVIVEIGAVFTTVLAVRDSSVFSWLITVWLWLTVVFANLAEAVAEGRGKAQAEALRRTKTDTIARRLTDWTDGDDPATAAAQDVAAPQLGQGDVVVVEAGQFIPGDGDVVDGIASVDESAITGESAPVIRESGGDRSSVTGGTRVLSDRIVVRITQKPGESFIDRMIALVEGASRQKTPNEIALNILLAALTIIFLLAVATLQPLAIFAKAQQPGIPDSATLDGGGVTGIVLVSLLVCLIPTTIGALLSAIGIAGMDRLVQRNVLAMSGRAVEAAGDVNTLLLDKTGTITLGNRQATGFLALPGVPEGDLADAAQLSSLADETPEGRSIVVFAKDTYGLRERGPGELVHADFVPFTAQTRMSGVDMSTSDGVRQIRKGAASAIVAWVSAHGGRIPPQTGEFVDGISASGGTPLLVAEEAHGTARVLGVIQLADVVKPGMRERFDEMRRMGIRTVMITGDNPLTAKAIADEAGVDDFLAEATPEDKLALIKREQAGGKLVAMTGDGTNDAPALAQADVGVAMNSGTSAAKEAGNMVDLDSDPTKLIEIVEIGKQLLITRGSLTTFSIANDVAKYFAIIPAMFVALYPGLDTLNIMRLHSPESAILSAVIFNALVIVALIPLALRGVRYHPSSAAKMLSRNLYLYGLGGLIAPFAGIKIIDLLVQFIPGVS, encoded by the coding sequence CTGATGAGCACATCCATACGCGACTCGCAGCCGGTGGCGCAGTCGAACCGTCCACAACGGACGGAGGCCCCCCGGCGGGTGTCCGGCGGGCTGCTCGATCCGGCCCAGCTCTGGCGGTCCACGCCGGGAGCGCTGGCCAAGCTCGACCCGCGGACGCTGTGGCGCAACCCGGTCATGGTCATCGTCGAGATCGGCGCCGTCTTCACCACCGTGCTCGCGGTCCGCGACTCCTCGGTGTTCTCCTGGCTGATCACCGTCTGGCTCTGGCTCACGGTCGTGTTCGCCAACCTGGCCGAGGCGGTCGCGGAGGGCCGGGGCAAGGCCCAGGCCGAGGCGCTGCGCCGGACCAAGACCGACACGATCGCCCGGCGGCTGACGGACTGGACCGACGGCGACGACCCGGCGACGGCGGCGGCGCAGGACGTGGCCGCGCCCCAGCTGGGTCAGGGCGACGTCGTCGTGGTGGAGGCCGGCCAGTTCATCCCCGGCGACGGCGACGTGGTCGACGGCATCGCCAGCGTCGACGAGTCCGCGATCACCGGCGAGTCGGCCCCGGTCATCCGGGAGTCCGGCGGCGACCGGTCCTCGGTCACCGGCGGCACCCGGGTCCTGTCCGACCGGATCGTCGTGCGGATCACCCAGAAGCCCGGCGAGAGCTTCATCGACCGGATGATCGCGCTGGTCGAAGGGGCCTCCCGGCAGAAGACCCCGAACGAGATCGCCCTGAACATCCTGCTCGCCGCGCTCACGATCATCTTCCTGCTGGCGGTCGCCACCCTCCAGCCGCTGGCGATCTTCGCCAAGGCTCAGCAGCCGGGCATCCCGGACTCGGCCACGCTGGACGGCGGCGGCGTGACCGGGATCGTGCTGGTCTCGCTGCTGGTCTGCCTGATCCCGACCACGATCGGCGCGCTGCTGTCGGCGATCGGCATCGCCGGGATGGACCGGCTGGTGCAGCGCAACGTGCTGGCCATGTCGGGACGGGCCGTCGAGGCCGCCGGCGACGTCAACACGCTGCTGCTCGACAAGACGGGCACCATCACCCTCGGGAACCGCCAGGCGACCGGTTTCCTGGCCCTGCCCGGCGTGCCGGAGGGGGACCTGGCCGATGCTGCCCAGCTCTCCAGCCTGGCCGACGAGACCCCCGAGGGCCGCTCGATCGTCGTGTTCGCCAAGGACACGTACGGACTGCGCGAGCGCGGCCCGGGCGAGCTCGTGCACGCCGACTTCGTGCCCTTCACGGCGCAGACCCGGATGTCCGGTGTGGACATGTCCACTTCGGACGGAGTGCGGCAGATCCGCAAGGGCGCCGCGAGCGCCATCGTCGCCTGGGTGTCCGCTCACGGCGGCCGGATCCCCCCGCAGACCGGGGAGTTCGTCGACGGCATCTCCGCCTCCGGCGGCACCCCGCTCCTGGTCGCGGAGGAGGCACACGGCACCGCACGGGTGCTCGGCGTCATCCAGCTCGCCGACGTGGTCAAGCCGGGCATGCGGGAGCGCTTCGACGAGATGCGCCGGATGGGCATCCGTACGGTCATGATCACCGGCGACAACCCGCTGACGGCCAAGGCGATCGCGGACGAGGCCGGCGTGGACGACTTCCTGGCCGAGGCCACCCCGGAGGACAAGCTCGCGCTGATCAAGCGGGAGCAGGCGGGCGGCAAGCTGGTCGCGATGACCGGGGACGGCACCAACGACGCCCCCGCGCTGGCCCAGGCCGACGTCGGCGTGGCCATGAACAGCGGCACGTCGGCGGCCAAGGAGGCCGGCAACATGGTCGACCTCGACTCCGACCCGACGAAGCTCATCGAGATCGTGGAGATCGGCAAGCAGCTGCTCATCACCCGCGGCTCGCTGACCACCTTCTCCATCGCCAACGATGTCGCCAAGTACTTCGCGATCATCCCGGCGATGTTCGTCGCGCTCTATCCCGGCCTGGACACCCTCAACATCATGCGGCTGCACAGCCCCGAGTCGGCCATTCTCTCGGCCGTCATCTTCAACGCGCTGGTCATCGTCGCGCTGATCCCGCTGGCCCTGCGCGGCGTGCGCTACCACCCGTCCAGCGCCGCGAAGATGCTCTCCCGCAACCTCTACCTCTACGGCCTCGGCGGCCTGATCGCCCCGTTCGCCGGCATCAAGATCATCGACCTGCTCGTCCAGTTCATCCCCGGAGTCAGCTGA